A region of Microtus ochrogaster isolate Prairie Vole_2 linkage group LG1, MicOch1.0, whole genome shotgun sequence DNA encodes the following proteins:
- the Abhd17a gene encoding alpha/beta hydrolase domain-containing protein 17A, translated as MNGLSVSELCCLFCCPPCPGRIAAKLAFLPPEPTYSLVPEPEPGPGGAGAAPLGPLRTSAATPGRWKIHLTERADFQYGQRELDTIEVFLTKSARANRIACMYVRCVPSARYTVLFSHGNAVDLGQMCSFYVGLGTRIGCNIFSYDYSGYGISSGRPSEKNLYADIDAAWQALRTRYGISPDSIILYGQSIGTVPTVDLASRYECAAVVLHSPLTSGMRVAFPDTKKTYCFDAFPNIEKVSKITSPVLIIHGTEDEVIDFSHGLALYERCPKAVEPLWVEGAGHNDIELYSQYLERLRRFISQELPSQRT; from the exons ATGAACGGCCTGTCGGTGAGCGAGCTCTGTTGCCTCTTCTGCTGCCCGCCCTGCCCGGGCCGCATCGCCGCCAAGCTCGCCTTCCTGCCTCCTGAGCCCACCTACTCGCTGGTACCTGAACCCGAGCCGGGGCCCGGCGGGGCTGGCGCTGCCCCCTTGGGTCCCCTGCGGACCTCAGCGGCCACCCCTGGGCGCTGGAAGATCCACCTGACTGAGCGCGCTGACTTCCAGTACGGCCAGCGAGAGCTGGACACCATCGAGGTTTTTCTGACCAAGAGCGCGCGCGCCAACCGcatcgcctgcatgtatgtgcgctGCGTACCTAGTGCCAG GTACACAGTTCTCTTCTCGCATGGCAATGCAGTGGACCTGGGCCAGATGTGCAGCTTCTATGTTGGCCTGGGCACACGCATCGGCTGCAACATCTTCTCCTATGACTACTCTGGCTACGGGATCAGCTCTGGCCGGCCCTCGGAGAAGAACCTCTATGCCGACATTGATGCGGCCTGGCAGGCCCTTCGTACCAG GTACGGCATCAGCCCGGACAGCATCATCCTGTATGGCCAGAGCATCGGCACGGTGCCCACGGTGGACCTGGCGTCACGCTATGAGTGCGCTGCAGTGGTCCTGCACTCGCCTCTCACCTCGGGCATGCGGGTGGCCTTCCCTGACACCAAGAAGACCTACTGCTTCGATGCTTTCCCTAA CATCGAGAAGGTGTCGAAGATCACATCACCGGTGCTCATCATCCACGGCACGGAGGATGAGGTGATCGACTTCTCACACGGACTGGCACTGTATGAGCGCTGCCCAAAGGCCGTGGAACCACTGTGGGTAGAGGGCGCCGGGCACAACGACATTGAGCTCTACAGTCAGTACCTGGAGCGCCTACGCCGCTTCATCTCCCAGGAGCTGCCCAGCCAACGCACCTAG
- the Adat3 gene encoding probable inactive tRNA-specific adenosine deaminase-like protein 3 produces the protein MDPTAGLAEQPEPEKTGSEEQEPVQWQALPVLSEQQSGAVELVLAYAAPVLDKRQTSRLLREVSAVYPLPAQPHLKRVRPSRSAGGAHASDLLLCLAGPSAGPRSLAELLPRPAVDPRGLGTPFLVPVPARPPLTRSQFEEARAHWPTSFHEDKQVTSALAGQLFSVQARAAMQSHMQRAVRAAQRAAAQGLRAVGAVVVDPASDRVLATGHDCSGTASPLLHAVMVCIDLVAQGQGRGTCDLRRYPACSFVPSSTAQGARPGSVRKLEEDEDGLPYVCTGYDLYVTREPCVMCAMALVHARIQRVFYGAPSPDGALGTRFRVHARPDLNHRFQVFCGILEDQCRQLDPDP, from the coding sequence ATGGATCCCACCGCGGGCCTCGCAGAGCAGCCTGAACCTGAGAAGACTGGAAGTGAGGAGCAAGAGCCGGTGCAATGGCAAGCCCTCCCTGTCCTGTCGGAGCAGCAGTCAGGGGCCGTGGAGCTGGTACTGGCCTATGCTGCCCCCGTCCTGGACAAACGCCAGACATCACGCCTCCTCCGGGAGGTGTCTGCTGTCTACCCGCTTCCAGCCCAGCCCCACCTCAAGCGGGTGCGCCCCAGCCGCAGTGCCGGGGGCGCCCACGCATCGGATCTGCTGTTGTGCCTGGCAGGGCCTTCCGCAGGCCCCCGCTCTTTGGCCGAGCTCCTCCCCAGGCCGGCCGTGGACCCACGTGGCCTGGGCACACCTTTCCTGGTGCCCGTGCCCGCCCGGCCACCCCTCACCCGGAGCCAGTTTGAGGAGGCGCGGGCCCACTGGCCTACATCCTTCCACGAGGACAAGCAGGTGACCAGCGCACTGGCCGGGCAGCTCTTCTCTGTGCAGGCACGAGCAGCCATGCAGAGCCACATGCAAAGGGCCGTGCGTGCCGCCCAGAGAGCAGCTGCGCAGGGCCTGCGGGCAGTGGGCGCTGTGGTGGTGGACCCAGCCTCTGACCGCGTGCTGGCCACAGGCCATGACTGCAGCGGCACCGCCAGTCCCCTGCTGCACGCTGTCATGGTGTGCATTGACCTGGTGGCCCAGGGGCAGGGCCGTGGCACCTGTGACCTCAGACGTTACCCAGCTTGCTCCTTCGTCCCATCCTCCACCGCCCAGGGTGCACGTCCTGGCAGCGTGCGCAAGCTGGAGGAGGATGAGGACGGCCTGCCCTACGTGTGCACTGGCTACGACCTGTATGTCACCCGCGAGCCCTGCGTCATGTGTGCCATGGCCCTCGTTCACGCCCGCATCCAGCGCGTCTTCTATGGGGCGCCCTCACCAGACGGCGCCCTGGGCACGCGCTTCCGTGTCCACGCGCGGCCAGACCTCAACCACCGCTTCCAGGTGTTCTGTGGCATCCTTGAAGACCAGTGCCGCCAGCTGGACCCCGACCCATAG